attgcatcatgctCTGAAGAACCTCCATCTTCTTCCGTGATGCACACATGGCTCACAGGAAATCCAAGGCCCAGAGCGAAGAGGCGCAGATTCAGCCCAGGATTGTAGTGGCGAGGAGGCATTAGTATTACTGCGACCCATTCGTCAACGTCCGTGAAACCATTGTCGGCGTCACTGGCGCCTTCTTCGTCGAATGGGCCTTCTGTAAGCGCTATTCCTTAATGTATCTGCTCATACAACTTAAAAGCTACAAATAAAGTAAACGTAATATCTATTCTTAAATGAATCCTGTATAATTCGGGACTGTCTGTCCAAGAGGTAGAAGTAGAAGATTGAACTCCTGCTTGTTGATGCGATCGAAAAATATAGAGTATTCTAGGGATTATTTCATTCCTAGCGTTTCTGAGAACCAGTCCAATCCTTGGGCACCCAGCGCAGGCAGGTGGCATCAATGCACAGTTGAGGTTTGGTCTTGTCTTTCCAATAATTCTCAACGACATCGCCTTTGACGCAGACAATGTATCGGCTCTTATAGTACTTGATAAGTTTCAGATGAGTCAGTGTGGATACCACATCATCTGTGCTGATGGAAGTCTTCTCAGAGATTTCACTATTGGGAGTAAAAAGCAAATAGTTAGTAGATGAATAGTCAGTGCTCTTTAGGCGTATACTTGATGGAAATGGTAATCTTGTCCTCCGCAACGTCGAGCTTCTGCTTGATGAGTACACCAAGTATGGCCTGGGCCCAGAAGGAACGATAAGAGAGGAGCCCCAGGTCCGAGAGCGGTTTCTCTGGCGAGCCGGTCTTCCCCTCACACTTTGACAACTCGTAGCTGAACTCGATGAGCAGGCGGCCATAGCCCATGCGCTGGTACGGAGGTAGAGTCAACATACAGGCCAAGTTGTTGCCGTCGCTCACCTTCTCCTTAGAGAAGTATCCCACCATATGGAAGCCGCGCGAGTCGAACACTGTCATTATGTAGAACAGGAAGGGATCCGTGTTGTGATATAGAGTCTTTTCGTCTAGAAACAGCTTGCTCAGGAGGCAGAGATTCTGCGCGTATGTCCTGCTCCGGCGTCCGTCAATCTCGAAGAACGATATTGTGTCCTTGCGGTAGATTTCCTCGCCAGGCGGATGGCGAAGATTGCATTTAATCAAATGGCGAGCCAGGCATGTGGCATTCATCACGTACTTTAGGCACCACTCGCACAAGTAGATGCACGGCTCGGCGCACATTACCTCAGGATATGGCGAAAAGTACCAGGGCTTCATGCGATGCTTTCCCAGCTCAATCCACTGCACATTCTTGATTTCACGTACAGGCTTCTTCTTCAGTTGGGATTGCTGTGCAGGGGCGTTTGGGAGATTCTTCCGCGATCGTGTAGAACGTTCCATTGCGTGGCGCTGTCGGTTGCGAGGAAACTGCACAGACGACAAGTCCAGTTCCTTCTCCTCAACCCAGTCATCCAGACGCTTGTTAACTGAAAGGCAATCAATGTTAACTAAAGACGGACTTCCCAGCCTACTCACAATCCAAGAAGTGCACATAGTATAGACGCTTGTTCCCCACTTTTTTGGTGCTCAAAATTTCCGCCATTTTCCACACATCTGGCTTTTGCATACGCACAGAGAGCGTGCAGCCTTCTGCCAACTGCGTCTGAAGATCAATAAGAGAAAAGTAATTTGGAAAGTATCAAGAGACATCCCCATTTACCGCTGATTCACATACATACGAAGTTGGCTTTAAACTCATCTTGCTTTCATCAATTATTAACTTGCGCGGCCAAATCGGGATCAACGCTGACaactgatttttttttgtttgccaaCGCAGATCGGGGATGCCGTATGGGCGCAATCGACTGCCGTATATCGATATGAATCTGCCTCGCAAAAGCTTTATAAGAAGTTTATGTTAT
The sequence above is a segment of the Drosophila miranda strain MSH22 chromosome 4, D.miranda_PacBio2.1, whole genome shotgun sequence genome. Coding sequences within it:
- the LOC108164300 gene encoding histone acetyltransferase Tip60-like isoform X2, with product MSLKPTSYTQLAEGCTLSVRMQKPDVWKMAEILSTKKVGNKRLYYVHFLDFNKRLDDWVEEKELDLSSVQFPRNRQRHAMERSTRSRKNLPNAPAQQSQLKKKPVREIKNVQWIELGKHRMKPWYFSPYPEVMCAEPCIYLCEWCLKYVMNATCLARHLIKCNLRHPPGEEIYRKDTISFFEIDGRRSRTYAQNLCLLSKLFLDEKTLYHNTDPFLFYIMTVFDSRGFHMVGYFSKEKVSDGNNLACMLTLPPYQRMGYGRLLIEFSYELSKCEGKTGSPEKPLSDLGLLSYRSFWAQAILGVLIKQKLDVAEDKITISINEISEKTSISTDDVVSTLTHLKLIKYYKSRYIVCVKGDVVENYWKDKTKPQLCIDATCLRWVPKDWTGSQKR
- the LOC108164300 gene encoding histone acetyltransferase Tip60-like isoform X3, encoding MQKPDVWKMAEILSTKKVGNKRLYYVHFLDFNKRLDDWVEEKELDLSSVQFPRNRQRHAMERSTRSRKNLPNAPAQQSQLKKKPVREIKNVQWIELGKHRMKPWYFSPYPEVMCAEPCIYLCEWCLKYVMNATCLARHLIKCNLRHPPGEEIYRKDTISFFEIDGRRSRTYAQNLCLLSKLFLDEKTLYHNTDPFLFYIMTVFDSRGFHMVGYFSKEKVSDGNNLACMLTLPPYQRMGYGRLLIEFSYELSKCEGKTGSPEKPLSDLGLLSYRSFWAQAILGVLIKQKLDVAEDKITISINEISEKTSISTDDVVSTLTHLKLIKYYKSRYIVCVKGDVVENYWKDKTKPQLCIDATCLRWVPKDWTGSQKR
- the LOC108164300 gene encoding histone acetyltransferase Tip60-like isoform X1 — its product is MSLKPTSYVCESATQLAEGCTLSVRMQKPDVWKMAEILSTKKVGNKRLYYVHFLDFNKRLDDWVEEKELDLSSVQFPRNRQRHAMERSTRSRKNLPNAPAQQSQLKKKPVREIKNVQWIELGKHRMKPWYFSPYPEVMCAEPCIYLCEWCLKYVMNATCLARHLIKCNLRHPPGEEIYRKDTISFFEIDGRRSRTYAQNLCLLSKLFLDEKTLYHNTDPFLFYIMTVFDSRGFHMVGYFSKEKVSDGNNLACMLTLPPYQRMGYGRLLIEFSYELSKCEGKTGSPEKPLSDLGLLSYRSFWAQAILGVLIKQKLDVAEDKITISINEISEKTSISTDDVVSTLTHLKLIKYYKSRYIVCVKGDVVENYWKDKTKPQLCIDATCLRWVPKDWTGSQKR